The following are encoded in a window of Megalobrama amblycephala isolate DHTTF-2021 linkage group LG19, ASM1881202v1, whole genome shotgun sequence genomic DNA:
- the LOC125254152 gene encoding serine/threonine-protein kinase pim-1-like: MLANKGPSVPQIVQLLEWQDQLGFYIIVLERPSPCEDLFDFLQHHGGILSENVARLIMWQVVQAAHMCCRRGVLHRDIKLENLLVNKDTLEVKLIDFGCGDLLKTSAYKTFWGTQMYCPPEFDKSGKYHGKPATVWSLGVLMFELLCGDPPDRNDLDMIDADNWSKPGLSKECCRLIHSCLKQKPKKRLGLGKIILHNWFEATK; encoded by the exons ATGCTTGCTAACAAGGGCCCTAGCGTTCCACAGATAGTTCAGTTGCTGGAGTGGCAGGACCAGCTCGGCTTCTACATCATAGTCTTGGAACGCCCCTCACCCTGCGAGGATCTGTTTGATTTCCTGCAGCACCACGGAGGCATCCTCAGTGAGAACGTAGCACGACTTATCATGTGGCAGGTAGTGCAGGCCGCTCACATGTGCTGTCGCCGTGGAGTGCTCCACCGGGATATCAAACTAGAGAACCTGCTGGTCAACAAGGACACGCTTGAAGTCAAACTTATTGACTTCGGGTGCGGGGACCTCCTAAAAACTTCTGCCTATAAGACATTCTGGG GCACACAAATGTACTGCCCTCCTGAGTTTGACAAGAGTGGCAAGTACCATGGGAAACCCGCAACTGTATGGTCGTTGGGAGTGCTCATGTTCGAGTTGTTGTGCGGAGACCCTCCAGACAGAAACGATCTGGACATGATTGATGCCGACAACTGGTCTAAACCTGGATTGTCAAAAG aatgctgccGTTTGATTCATTCTTGCCTGAAGCAGAAGCCAAAGAAGCGGCTTGGTTTGGGGAAAATCATTCTTCATAACTGGTTTGAG gCCACCAAATAA
- the arf5 gene encoding ADP-ribosylation factor 5 has protein sequence MGLTISSLFGRLFGKKQMRILMVGLDAAGKTTILYKLKLGEIVTTIPTIGFNVETVEYKNICFTVWDVGGQDKIRPLWRHYFQNTQGLIFVVDSNDRERVAESAEELSKMLQEDELRDAVLLVFANKQDLPNAMAVSELTDKLGLQSLRSRTWYVQATCATQGTGLYEGLDWLSNELSKR, from the exons ATGGGTCTGACCATCTCATCCCTGTTTGGGAGACTTTTCGGCAAGAAACAGATGAGAATACTGATGG tgGGTTTGGACGCTGCAGGTAAAACCACAATACTTTACAAGCTAAAGTTGGGAGAAATTGTAACCACCATCCCTACTATAG GTTTTAATGTAGAAACTGTTGAATACAAGAACATCTGCTTCACTGTGTGGGATGTCGGCGGTCAGGACAAGATTCGTCCTCTCTGGAGACACTATTTTCAGAACACACAG gGTCTGATCTTTGTGGTGGACAGCAATGACAGAGAAAGAGTTGCAGAATCTGCAGAGGAGCTTTCTAAAATG TTGCAGGAAGATGAACTGAGGGACGCCGTGCTGCTGGTTTTCGCAAACAAACAGGATCTGCCCAACGCCATGGCTGTCAGTGAACTCACAGACAAACTTGGGTTGCAGAGTCTACGCAGCAGAACG TGGTACGTTCAAGCGACCTGCGCTACACAAGGCACTGGACTCTATGAAGGACTGGACTGGTTATCAAATGAGCTCTCCAAACGCTGA